The following are encoded in a window of Drosophila simulans strain w501 chromosome 3L, Prin_Dsim_3.1, whole genome shotgun sequence genomic DNA:
- the LOC6738841 gene encoding insulin-degrading enzyme isoform X1: protein MYLTSRKSIFALTAVFGRRSSALRASISVTHRTIGTLTKPKMTIAESSQKSATRKPDNMEPILRLNNIEKSLQDTRDYRGLQLANGLKVLLISDPNTDVSAAALSVQVGHMSDPTNLPGLAHFCEHMLFLGTEKYPHENGYTTYLSQSGGSSNAATYPLMTKYHFHVAPDKLDGALDRFAQFFIAPLFTPSATEREINAVNSEHEKNLPSDLWRIKQVNRHLAKPDHAYSKFGSGNKTTLSEIPKSKNIDVRDELLKFHKQWYSANIMCLAVIGKESLDELEGMVLEKFSEIENKNVKVPGWPRHPYAEERYGQKVKIVPIKDIRSLTISFTTDDLTQFYKSGPDNYLTHLIGHEGKGSILSELRRLGWCNDLMAGHQNTQNGFGFFDIVVDLTQEGLEHVDDIVKIVFQYLEMLRKEGPKKWIFDECVKLNEMRFRFKEKEQPENLVTHAVSSMQIFPLEEVLIAPYLSNEWRPDLIKGLLDELVPSKSRIVIVSQSFEPDCDLAEPYYKTKYGIKRVAKDTVQCWENCELNENLKLALPNSFIPTNFDISDVPADAPKHPTIILDTPILRVWHKQDNQFNKPKACMTFDMSNPIAYLDPLNCNLNHMMVMLLKDQLNEYLYDAELASLKLSVMGKSCGIDFTIRGFSDKQVVLLEKLLDHLFDFSIDEKRFDILKEEYVRSLKNFKAEQPYQHSIYYLALLLTENAWANMELLDAMELVTYDRVLNFAKEFFQRLHTECFIFGNVTKQQATDIAGRVNTRLEATNASKLPILARQMLKKREYKLLAGDSYLFEKENEFHKSSCTQLYLQCGAQTDHTNIMVNLVSQVLSEPCYDCLRTKEQLGYIVFSGVRKVNGANGIRIIVQSAKHPSFVEDRIENFLQTYLQVIEDMPLDEFERHKEALAVKKLEKPKTIFQQFSQFYGEIAMQTYHFEREEAEVAILRKISKADFVEYFKKFIAKDGEERRVLSVHIVSQQTDENATSEAEPVEITNMERHKPISDIVTFKSCKELYPIALPFLDIKAKGARSKL, encoded by the exons ATGTATCTTACGAGCAGAAAATCGATTTTTGCCTTAACAGCGGTTTTTGGTCGACG GTCAAGTGCATTGAGGGCCAGCATTTCAGTAACACATCGAACGATTGGCACGCTTACTAAACCCAAGATGACAATAGCCGAGAGCTCGCAAAAGTCCGCAACAAGGAAGCCAGACAACATGGAGCCTATTTTGAG GCTGAACAACATTGAAAAGTCGCTGCAGGACACACGCGACTACCGCGGATTGCAGCTGGCAAATGGACTGAAGGTCCTGCTCATCAGCGATCCCAACACAGATGTCTCGGCGGCAGCGCTGTCCGTGCAAGTGGG CCACATGTCGGATCCCACGAACCTGCCTGGATTGGCCCACTTTTGTGAGCACATGCTGTTCCTGGGCACCGAGAAGTATCCGCACGAGAATGGCTACACCACATACCTTTCGCAGAGCGGCGGAAGCAGCAACGCCGCCACTTATCCCCTGATGACCAAGTACCACTTCCACGTGGCGCCGGACAAGTTGGATGGAGCCTTAGATCGCTTCGCGCAGTTCTTCATTGCGCCCTTGTTCACGCCCAGTGCAACTGAGCGGGAAATCAATGCG GTAAACTCTGAGCACGAGAAAAACCTGCCCAGCGATTTGTGGCGTATCAAGCAGGTGAACCGGCACCTGGCAAAGCCGGATCATGCCTACAGCAAGttcggcagcggcaacaagaCCACCCTATCCGAAATACCCAAGTCCAAGAACATAGATGTGAGGGATGAGCTGCTAAAGTTCCACAAGCAGTGGTACTCCGCCAACATAATGTGCCTGGCTGTCATCGGAAAAG AATCGCTGGACGAACTGGAGGGCATGGTGTTGGAGAAGTTCTCCGAAATCGAGAACAAAAACGTCAAGGTTCCAGGTTGGCCACGCCACCCCTACGCCGAGGAGCGCTATGGCCAAAAGGTGAAAATAGTGCCTATCAAAGACATCCGATCGCTGACGATAAGCTTTACCACAGACGACTTGACGCAGTTCTACAAGTCAGGC CCCGATAACTATTTGACGCACCTCATCGGTCACGAGGGCAAGGGCAGCATTTTATCCGAGCTGCGACGTCTGGGCTGGTGCAATGA TCTTATGGCCGGGCATCAGAACACGCAAAACGGCTTTGGATTCTTCGATATTGTCGTTGACCTGACGCAGGAGGGTTTGGAGCATGTGGATGACATTGTCAAGATCGTGTTTCAGTACCTGGAAATGCTGCGGAAAGAGGGACCCAAGAAGTGGATATTCGACGAGTGTGTGAAACTCAACGAAATGAGATTCCGCTTCAAGGAAAAGGAGCAGCCGGAGAATTTAGTCACACATGCCGTCTCGTCCATGCAAATATTTCCCCTGGAGGAGGTACTTATAGCTCCATATCTGAGCAACGAATGGCGTCCAGACCTCATTAAAGGCCTACTGGATGAGCTGGTTCCCTCCAAGAGCCGCATCGTAATAGTAAGCCAGAGTTTCGAACCGGATTGCGACCTAGCGGAGCCCTACTATAAAACAAAGTACGGCATTAAGCGCGTGGCCAAGGATACTGTGCAA tGCTGGGAGAATTGTGAACTTAACGAGAACCTGAAACTGGCGCTGCCAAACAGCTTCATACCAACGAACTTTGATATATCCGATGTCCCAGCCGATGCTCCCAAACATCCCACGATTATTTTGGATACCCCCATTTTGAGGGTGTGGCATAAGCAGGACAATCAGTTCAATAAGCCAAAGGCATGCATGACTTTCGACATGTCCAATCCGATTGCTTATCTGGATCCCCTGAACTGCAATCTGAACCATAtgatggtgatgctgctgAAGGATCAGCTCAACGAGTACTTGTACGATGCGGAGCTAGCCAGCTTGAAGCTCAGTGTGATGGGCAAGTCGTGCGGCATCGAT TTCACCATTCGAGGCTTTAGTGACAAACAGGTGGTGCTGTTGGAGAAGCTGTTAGATCACCTCTTTGACTTCTCCATCGACGAGAAGCGTTTCGACATCCTTAAGGAGGAATACGTACGTTCACTGAAAAACTTTAAGGCTGAGCAACCATATCAGCATTCCATATACTATTTAGCTCTGCTGTTAACTGAAAATGCGTGGGCCAATATGGAGCTCTTGGACGCTATGGAAC TTGTCACGTACGATAGAGTGTTGAACTTCGCTAAGGAGTTCTTCCAGCGCCTGCACACAGAgtgctttatttttggcaatgtGACCAAGCAGCAGGCCACGGACATCGCGGGGCGAGTTAACACCCGCCTGGAGGCTACCAATGCGTCGAAGCTACCCATTTTGGCGCGGCAAATGCTTAAGAAGCGAGAGTATAAGCTGCTCGCCG GCGACAGCTACTTATTTGAGAAGGAGAATGAGTTCCACAAGAGCTCCTGCACTCAGCTCTACTTGCAATGCGGCGCACAAACAGATCACACAAACATAATGGTGAACCTGGTGTCCCAGGTGCTCTCCGAACCTTGCTACGATTGCCTGCGCACAAAGGAACAGCTGGGCTACATCGTTTTCAGTGGCGTGCGTAAGGTGAATGGAGCTAATGGCATACGTATCATTGTGCAGTCGGCAAAGCACCCGTCCTTTGTGGAAGATCGTATTGAAAACTTTCTGCAAACTTATCTG CAAGTAATTGAGGACATGCCACTGGATGAGTTTGAGCGGCACAAGGAGGCTTTGGCCGTGAAGAAGCTGGAAAAGCCTAAGACCATATTCCAGCAATTCAGCCAGTTCTATGGCGAAATAGCCATGCAGACGTACCACTTTGAAAGAGAGGAGGCTGAGGTAGCAATACTCCGTAAGATTAGCAAGGCCGACTTTGTGGAATACTTCAAG AAATTTATCGCAAAAGATGGCGAAGAGCGACGCGTTCTGTCCGTACACATTGTGTCCCAGCAAACCGATGAAAATGCCACGTCAGAAGCGGAGCCCGTAGAGATCACAAACATGGAGCGTCACAAACCAATCAGTGATATTGTAACCTTTAAGTCGTGCAAGGAGCTGTACCCCATTGCTCTGCCATTCCTTGACATTAAGGCGAAGGGAGCACGCAGCAAGCTTTAA
- the LOC6738841 gene encoding insulin-degrading enzyme isoform X3, whose protein sequence is MYLTSRKSIFALTAVFGRRSSALRASISVTHRTIGTLTKPKMTIAESSQKSATRKPDNMEPILRLNNIEKSLQDTRDYRGLQLANGLKVLLISDPNTDVSAAALSVQVGHMSDPTNLPGLAHFCEHMLFLGTEKYPHENGYTTYLSQSGGSSNAATYPLMTKYHFHVAPDKLDGALDRFAQFFIAPLFTPSATEREINAVNSEHEKNLPSDLWRIKQVNRHLAKPDHAYSKFGSGNKTTLSEIPKSKNIDVRDELLKFHKQWYSANIMCLAVIGKESLDELEGMVLEKFSEIENKNVKVPGWPRHPYAEERYGQKVKIVPIKDIRSLTISFTTDDLTQFYKSGPDNYLTHLIGHEGKGSILSELRRLGWCNDLMAGHQNTQNGFGFFDIVVDLTQEGLEHVDDIVKIVFQYLEMLRKEGPKKWIFDECVKLNEMRFRFKEKEQPENLVTHAVSSMQIFPLEEVLIAPYLSNEWRPDLIKGLLDELVPSKSRIVIVSQSFEPDCDLAEPYYKTKYGIKRVAKDTVQCWENCELNENLKLALPNSFIPTNFDISDVPADAPKHPTIILDTPILRVWHKQDNQFNKPKACMTFDMSNPIAYLDPLNCNLNHMMVMLLKDQLNEYLYDAELASLKLSVMGKSCGIDFTIRGFSDKQVVLLEKLLDHLFDFSIDEKRFDILKEEYLCC, encoded by the exons ATGTATCTTACGAGCAGAAAATCGATTTTTGCCTTAACAGCGGTTTTTGGTCGACG GTCAAGTGCATTGAGGGCCAGCATTTCAGTAACACATCGAACGATTGGCACGCTTACTAAACCCAAGATGACAATAGCCGAGAGCTCGCAAAAGTCCGCAACAAGGAAGCCAGACAACATGGAGCCTATTTTGAG GCTGAACAACATTGAAAAGTCGCTGCAGGACACACGCGACTACCGCGGATTGCAGCTGGCAAATGGACTGAAGGTCCTGCTCATCAGCGATCCCAACACAGATGTCTCGGCGGCAGCGCTGTCCGTGCAAGTGGG CCACATGTCGGATCCCACGAACCTGCCTGGATTGGCCCACTTTTGTGAGCACATGCTGTTCCTGGGCACCGAGAAGTATCCGCACGAGAATGGCTACACCACATACCTTTCGCAGAGCGGCGGAAGCAGCAACGCCGCCACTTATCCCCTGATGACCAAGTACCACTTCCACGTGGCGCCGGACAAGTTGGATGGAGCCTTAGATCGCTTCGCGCAGTTCTTCATTGCGCCCTTGTTCACGCCCAGTGCAACTGAGCGGGAAATCAATGCG GTAAACTCTGAGCACGAGAAAAACCTGCCCAGCGATTTGTGGCGTATCAAGCAGGTGAACCGGCACCTGGCAAAGCCGGATCATGCCTACAGCAAGttcggcagcggcaacaagaCCACCCTATCCGAAATACCCAAGTCCAAGAACATAGATGTGAGGGATGAGCTGCTAAAGTTCCACAAGCAGTGGTACTCCGCCAACATAATGTGCCTGGCTGTCATCGGAAAAG AATCGCTGGACGAACTGGAGGGCATGGTGTTGGAGAAGTTCTCCGAAATCGAGAACAAAAACGTCAAGGTTCCAGGTTGGCCACGCCACCCCTACGCCGAGGAGCGCTATGGCCAAAAGGTGAAAATAGTGCCTATCAAAGACATCCGATCGCTGACGATAAGCTTTACCACAGACGACTTGACGCAGTTCTACAAGTCAGGC CCCGATAACTATTTGACGCACCTCATCGGTCACGAGGGCAAGGGCAGCATTTTATCCGAGCTGCGACGTCTGGGCTGGTGCAATGA TCTTATGGCCGGGCATCAGAACACGCAAAACGGCTTTGGATTCTTCGATATTGTCGTTGACCTGACGCAGGAGGGTTTGGAGCATGTGGATGACATTGTCAAGATCGTGTTTCAGTACCTGGAAATGCTGCGGAAAGAGGGACCCAAGAAGTGGATATTCGACGAGTGTGTGAAACTCAACGAAATGAGATTCCGCTTCAAGGAAAAGGAGCAGCCGGAGAATTTAGTCACACATGCCGTCTCGTCCATGCAAATATTTCCCCTGGAGGAGGTACTTATAGCTCCATATCTGAGCAACGAATGGCGTCCAGACCTCATTAAAGGCCTACTGGATGAGCTGGTTCCCTCCAAGAGCCGCATCGTAATAGTAAGCCAGAGTTTCGAACCGGATTGCGACCTAGCGGAGCCCTACTATAAAACAAAGTACGGCATTAAGCGCGTGGCCAAGGATACTGTGCAA tGCTGGGAGAATTGTGAACTTAACGAGAACCTGAAACTGGCGCTGCCAAACAGCTTCATACCAACGAACTTTGATATATCCGATGTCCCAGCCGATGCTCCCAAACATCCCACGATTATTTTGGATACCCCCATTTTGAGGGTGTGGCATAAGCAGGACAATCAGTTCAATAAGCCAAAGGCATGCATGACTTTCGACATGTCCAATCCGATTGCTTATCTGGATCCCCTGAACTGCAATCTGAACCATAtgatggtgatgctgctgAAGGATCAGCTCAACGAGTACTTGTACGATGCGGAGCTAGCCAGCTTGAAGCTCAGTGTGATGGGCAAGTCGTGCGGCATCGAT TTCACCATTCGAGGCTTTAGTGACAAACAGGTGGTGCTGTTGGAGAAGCTGTTAGATCACCTCTTTGACTTCTCCATCGACGAGAAGCGTTTCGACATCCTTAAGGAGGAATAC CTCTGCTGTTAA
- the LOC6738841 gene encoding insulin-degrading enzyme isoform X2 produces MTIAESSQKSATRKPDNMEPILRLNNIEKSLQDTRDYRGLQLANGLKVLLISDPNTDVSAAALSVQVGHMSDPTNLPGLAHFCEHMLFLGTEKYPHENGYTTYLSQSGGSSNAATYPLMTKYHFHVAPDKLDGALDRFAQFFIAPLFTPSATEREINAVNSEHEKNLPSDLWRIKQVNRHLAKPDHAYSKFGSGNKTTLSEIPKSKNIDVRDELLKFHKQWYSANIMCLAVIGKESLDELEGMVLEKFSEIENKNVKVPGWPRHPYAEERYGQKVKIVPIKDIRSLTISFTTDDLTQFYKSGPDNYLTHLIGHEGKGSILSELRRLGWCNDLMAGHQNTQNGFGFFDIVVDLTQEGLEHVDDIVKIVFQYLEMLRKEGPKKWIFDECVKLNEMRFRFKEKEQPENLVTHAVSSMQIFPLEEVLIAPYLSNEWRPDLIKGLLDELVPSKSRIVIVSQSFEPDCDLAEPYYKTKYGIKRVAKDTVQCWENCELNENLKLALPNSFIPTNFDISDVPADAPKHPTIILDTPILRVWHKQDNQFNKPKACMTFDMSNPIAYLDPLNCNLNHMMVMLLKDQLNEYLYDAELASLKLSVMGKSCGIDFTIRGFSDKQVVLLEKLLDHLFDFSIDEKRFDILKEEYVRSLKNFKAEQPYQHSIYYLALLLTENAWANMELLDAMELVTYDRVLNFAKEFFQRLHTECFIFGNVTKQQATDIAGRVNTRLEATNASKLPILARQMLKKREYKLLAGDSYLFEKENEFHKSSCTQLYLQCGAQTDHTNIMVNLVSQVLSEPCYDCLRTKEQLGYIVFSGVRKVNGANGIRIIVQSAKHPSFVEDRIENFLQTYLQVIEDMPLDEFERHKEALAVKKLEKPKTIFQQFSQFYGEIAMQTYHFEREEAEVAILRKISKADFVEYFKKFIAKDGEERRVLSVHIVSQQTDENATSEAEPVEITNMERHKPISDIVTFKSCKELYPIALPFLDIKAKGARSKL; encoded by the exons ATGACAATAGCCGAGAGCTCGCAAAAGTCCGCAACAAGGAAGCCAGACAACATGGAGCCTATTTTGAG GCTGAACAACATTGAAAAGTCGCTGCAGGACACACGCGACTACCGCGGATTGCAGCTGGCAAATGGACTGAAGGTCCTGCTCATCAGCGATCCCAACACAGATGTCTCGGCGGCAGCGCTGTCCGTGCAAGTGGG CCACATGTCGGATCCCACGAACCTGCCTGGATTGGCCCACTTTTGTGAGCACATGCTGTTCCTGGGCACCGAGAAGTATCCGCACGAGAATGGCTACACCACATACCTTTCGCAGAGCGGCGGAAGCAGCAACGCCGCCACTTATCCCCTGATGACCAAGTACCACTTCCACGTGGCGCCGGACAAGTTGGATGGAGCCTTAGATCGCTTCGCGCAGTTCTTCATTGCGCCCTTGTTCACGCCCAGTGCAACTGAGCGGGAAATCAATGCG GTAAACTCTGAGCACGAGAAAAACCTGCCCAGCGATTTGTGGCGTATCAAGCAGGTGAACCGGCACCTGGCAAAGCCGGATCATGCCTACAGCAAGttcggcagcggcaacaagaCCACCCTATCCGAAATACCCAAGTCCAAGAACATAGATGTGAGGGATGAGCTGCTAAAGTTCCACAAGCAGTGGTACTCCGCCAACATAATGTGCCTGGCTGTCATCGGAAAAG AATCGCTGGACGAACTGGAGGGCATGGTGTTGGAGAAGTTCTCCGAAATCGAGAACAAAAACGTCAAGGTTCCAGGTTGGCCACGCCACCCCTACGCCGAGGAGCGCTATGGCCAAAAGGTGAAAATAGTGCCTATCAAAGACATCCGATCGCTGACGATAAGCTTTACCACAGACGACTTGACGCAGTTCTACAAGTCAGGC CCCGATAACTATTTGACGCACCTCATCGGTCACGAGGGCAAGGGCAGCATTTTATCCGAGCTGCGACGTCTGGGCTGGTGCAATGA TCTTATGGCCGGGCATCAGAACACGCAAAACGGCTTTGGATTCTTCGATATTGTCGTTGACCTGACGCAGGAGGGTTTGGAGCATGTGGATGACATTGTCAAGATCGTGTTTCAGTACCTGGAAATGCTGCGGAAAGAGGGACCCAAGAAGTGGATATTCGACGAGTGTGTGAAACTCAACGAAATGAGATTCCGCTTCAAGGAAAAGGAGCAGCCGGAGAATTTAGTCACACATGCCGTCTCGTCCATGCAAATATTTCCCCTGGAGGAGGTACTTATAGCTCCATATCTGAGCAACGAATGGCGTCCAGACCTCATTAAAGGCCTACTGGATGAGCTGGTTCCCTCCAAGAGCCGCATCGTAATAGTAAGCCAGAGTTTCGAACCGGATTGCGACCTAGCGGAGCCCTACTATAAAACAAAGTACGGCATTAAGCGCGTGGCCAAGGATACTGTGCAA tGCTGGGAGAATTGTGAACTTAACGAGAACCTGAAACTGGCGCTGCCAAACAGCTTCATACCAACGAACTTTGATATATCCGATGTCCCAGCCGATGCTCCCAAACATCCCACGATTATTTTGGATACCCCCATTTTGAGGGTGTGGCATAAGCAGGACAATCAGTTCAATAAGCCAAAGGCATGCATGACTTTCGACATGTCCAATCCGATTGCTTATCTGGATCCCCTGAACTGCAATCTGAACCATAtgatggtgatgctgctgAAGGATCAGCTCAACGAGTACTTGTACGATGCGGAGCTAGCCAGCTTGAAGCTCAGTGTGATGGGCAAGTCGTGCGGCATCGAT TTCACCATTCGAGGCTTTAGTGACAAACAGGTGGTGCTGTTGGAGAAGCTGTTAGATCACCTCTTTGACTTCTCCATCGACGAGAAGCGTTTCGACATCCTTAAGGAGGAATACGTACGTTCACTGAAAAACTTTAAGGCTGAGCAACCATATCAGCATTCCATATACTATTTAGCTCTGCTGTTAACTGAAAATGCGTGGGCCAATATGGAGCTCTTGGACGCTATGGAAC TTGTCACGTACGATAGAGTGTTGAACTTCGCTAAGGAGTTCTTCCAGCGCCTGCACACAGAgtgctttatttttggcaatgtGACCAAGCAGCAGGCCACGGACATCGCGGGGCGAGTTAACACCCGCCTGGAGGCTACCAATGCGTCGAAGCTACCCATTTTGGCGCGGCAAATGCTTAAGAAGCGAGAGTATAAGCTGCTCGCCG GCGACAGCTACTTATTTGAGAAGGAGAATGAGTTCCACAAGAGCTCCTGCACTCAGCTCTACTTGCAATGCGGCGCACAAACAGATCACACAAACATAATGGTGAACCTGGTGTCCCAGGTGCTCTCCGAACCTTGCTACGATTGCCTGCGCACAAAGGAACAGCTGGGCTACATCGTTTTCAGTGGCGTGCGTAAGGTGAATGGAGCTAATGGCATACGTATCATTGTGCAGTCGGCAAAGCACCCGTCCTTTGTGGAAGATCGTATTGAAAACTTTCTGCAAACTTATCTG CAAGTAATTGAGGACATGCCACTGGATGAGTTTGAGCGGCACAAGGAGGCTTTGGCCGTGAAGAAGCTGGAAAAGCCTAAGACCATATTCCAGCAATTCAGCCAGTTCTATGGCGAAATAGCCATGCAGACGTACCACTTTGAAAGAGAGGAGGCTGAGGTAGCAATACTCCGTAAGATTAGCAAGGCCGACTTTGTGGAATACTTCAAG AAATTTATCGCAAAAGATGGCGAAGAGCGACGCGTTCTGTCCGTACACATTGTGTCCCAGCAAACCGATGAAAATGCCACGTCAGAAGCGGAGCCCGTAGAGATCACAAACATGGAGCGTCACAAACCAATCAGTGATATTGTAACCTTTAAGTCGTGCAAGGAGCTGTACCCCATTGCTCTGCCATTCCTTGACATTAAGGCGAAGGGAGCACGCAGCAAGCTTTAA